Proteins found in one Populus alba chromosome 14, ASM523922v2, whole genome shotgun sequence genomic segment:
- the LOC118041605 gene encoding mitogen-activated protein kinase homolog MMK2-like isoform X2: protein MASLESISGGDPNSKGIPAHGGRYVQYNVYGNLFEVPRKYAPPIRPIGRGANGIVCAAVNSETREEVAIKKIGNAFDNRIDAKRTLREIKLLRHMDHENVIAIKDIIRPPRTENFNDVYIVYELMDTDLHQIIRTNQLLTDDHCRYFLYQLLRGLKYVHSANVLHRDLKPSNLFLNANCDLKIGDFGLARTTSETDFMTEYVVTRWYRAPELLLNCSEYTAAIDIWSVGCILGEIMTRQPLFPGKDYAHQLRLITEVHLMTPVLVSYEARMLEDMLGSFRNTPGKILLLDFLTCLLVLSNCWRKCWSLIQIGALQSMRHCAIHTWNLFMASMRSLFAQSLLALILSNHLLLKKTLRNSSGGNL from the exons ATGGCAAGCTTAGAGTCCATCTCAGGTGGCGATCCTAACAGCAAAGGCATACCTGCTCATGGTGGACGCTATGTACAGTACAATGTGTACGGTAACCTCTTTGAAGTTCCTAGAAAGTATGCCCCTCCTATTCGTCCTATTGGCCGTGGCGCTAATGGTATTGTTTG TGCTGCTGTGAATTCTGAGACACGTGAAGAGGTTGCCATTAAGAAGATTGGTAATGCATTTGACAACAGAATAGATGCCAAGAGGACTTTACGAGAGATTAAGCTTCTTCGCCACATGGATCATGaaaat GTTATTGCTATCAAAGACATCATCCGGCCTCCTCGGACGGAGAACTTCAATGATGTATACATTGTTTATGAATTAATGGACACGGATCTACATCAAATAATACGCACCAACCAACTATTGACAGATGATCATTGTCGG TACTTTCTTTATCAATTGCTAAGAGGGCTTAAATATGTACATTCGGCAAATGTGTTGCATCGTGATCTCAAACCCAGTAATTTGTTCTTGAATGCTAATTGTGACCTTAAGATTGGAGACTTTGGACTTGCAAGGACAACATCTGAAACGGATTTCATGACCGAGTATGTGGTCACTCGATGGTACCGGGCACCGGAATTACTCCTTAACTGCTCTGAGTATACTGCAGCAATTGATATATGGTCAGTGGGTTGCATACTTGGTGAAATCATGACTCGGCAAcctttatttcctggaaaagaCTATGCTCATCAGCTGAGGCTTATTACAGAG GTTCACCTGATGACTCCAGTCTTGGTTTCCTACGAAGCGAGAATGCTCGAAGATATGTTAGGCAGCTTCCGCAATACCCCAGGCAAAATTTTGCTGCTAGATTTCCTAACATGTCTGCTGGTGCTGTCGAATTGTTGGAGAAAATGCTGGTCTTTGATCCAAATAGGCGCATTACAG TCGATGAGGCACTGTGCCATCCATACTTGGAACCTCTTCATGGCATCAATGAGGAGTCTGTTTGCCCAAAGCCTTTTAGCTTTGATTTTGAGCAACCATCTTTTACTGAAGAAAACATTAAGGAACTCATCTGGAGGGAATCTGTAA
- the LOC118041602 gene encoding protein BPS1, chloroplastic, translated as MSQPQEPHRPLFPFGNPFRMLSPKGSQLSPRLLSLLNTFEEALAARLQKLNPKDKGDVLSLTWMKLAMESLCETHTVIKTLITELELPVTEWDEKWIDVYLDITVKLLDICIAFSSELSRLNQGHLFLQCAMHKLESNTSDKLVRACSSLDSWRQHIGSKNPRLENCKSILESLVDSLTLPKVKNSAKGKVLMRAMYGVKVQTVFVCSVFAAAFSVNSKDLIDLDVPNTILWAQAYSDLQTTVNEEIRDVFSRRKFTFLKELDDVETVVKNLYPMIQDGMEPTEVEAFHSSFSDLGRRAEKLSQVLDFLAKEVDGFFKIVLSGRDALLCNLRVSDTVADPFRGNNGEQVIG; from the coding sequence atgagTCAACCACAAGAGCCACACCGCCCTTTATTTCCATTTGGAAATCCTTTCAGGATGTTATCTCCAAAGGGTTCTCAGTTGTCTCCAAGGcttctttctttattaaataCATTTGAGGAGGCATTGGCAGCGAGGTTGCAGAAACTTAATCCTAAAGACAAGGGTGATGTTCTTAGCTTGACATGGATGAAATTGGCAATGGAGTCACTCTGTGAGACTCATACTGTCATAAAAACACTTATCACAGAACTTGAGCTCCCTGTGACTGAATGGGATGAGAAATGGATAGATGTGTACTTGGACATCACTGTGAAGTTGCTTGATATTTGCATTGCTTTTAGCTCTGAGCTCTCGCGGCTGAACCAAGGTCATCTTTTTCTTCAATGTGCCATGCATAAATTGGAGTCCAACACTTCGGATAAGTTAGTGCGGGCATGTTCTTCCCTAGATAGCTGGAGACAGCACATCGGCTCCAAGAATCCAAGACTGGAAAACTGTAAATCCATCTTAGAGAGTCTTGTGGATTCCTTGACTCTGCCTAAGGTTAAGAACTCGGCCAAAGGAAAGGTGTTGATGCGTGCCATGTATGGAGTTAAGGTACAGACAGTATTTGTATGTAGTGTTTTTGCTGCTGCATTTTCAGTTAATTCAAAGGATCTGATAGATTTGGATGTACCCAACACAATATTGTGGGCACAAGCTTATTCTGATTTGCAAACTACAGTAAATGAAGAAATTAGAGATGTATTTTCTCGTCGGAAATTTACTTTCTTGAAAGAATTAGATGATGTAGAGACAGTTGTGAAGAATTTATATCCCATGATCCAAGATGGTATGGAACCTACTGAAGTGGAAGCATTTCACAGTTCTTTTTCAGATTTGGGGAGGAGAGCAGAAAAACTTTCTCAGGTGCTAGATTTTCTTGCTAAGGAAGTAGATggctttttcaaaatagttttaagTGGGCGTGATGCTTTGCTTTGTAACCTGAGAGTGTCCGATACCGTTGCTGACCCATTCCGAGGGAATAATGGGGAACAGGTTATAGGATAG
- the LOC118041605 gene encoding mitogen-activated protein kinase 4-like isoform X1, translated as MASLESISGGDPNSKGIPAHGGRYVQYNVYGNLFEVPRKYAPPIRPIGRGANGIVCAAVNSETREEVAIKKIGNAFDNRIDAKRTLREIKLLRHMDHENVIAIKDIIRPPRTENFNDVYIVYELMDTDLHQIIRTNQLLTDDHCRYFLYQLLRGLKYVHSANVLHRDLKPSNLFLNANCDLKIGDFGLARTTSETDFMTEYVVTRWYRAPELLLNCSEYTAAIDIWSVGCILGEIMTRQPLFPGKDYAHQLRLITELIGSPDDSSLGFLRSENARRYVRQLPQYPRQNFAARFPNMSAGAVELLEKMLVFDPNRRITVDEALCHPYLEPLHGINEESVCPKPFSFDFEQPSFTEENIKELIWRESVNFNPDS; from the exons ATGGCAAGCTTAGAGTCCATCTCAGGTGGCGATCCTAACAGCAAAGGCATACCTGCTCATGGTGGACGCTATGTACAGTACAATGTGTACGGTAACCTCTTTGAAGTTCCTAGAAAGTATGCCCCTCCTATTCGTCCTATTGGCCGTGGCGCTAATGGTATTGTTTG TGCTGCTGTGAATTCTGAGACACGTGAAGAGGTTGCCATTAAGAAGATTGGTAATGCATTTGACAACAGAATAGATGCCAAGAGGACTTTACGAGAGATTAAGCTTCTTCGCCACATGGATCATGaaaat GTTATTGCTATCAAAGACATCATCCGGCCTCCTCGGACGGAGAACTTCAATGATGTATACATTGTTTATGAATTAATGGACACGGATCTACATCAAATAATACGCACCAACCAACTATTGACAGATGATCATTGTCGG TACTTTCTTTATCAATTGCTAAGAGGGCTTAAATATGTACATTCGGCAAATGTGTTGCATCGTGATCTCAAACCCAGTAATTTGTTCTTGAATGCTAATTGTGACCTTAAGATTGGAGACTTTGGACTTGCAAGGACAACATCTGAAACGGATTTCATGACCGAGTATGTGGTCACTCGATGGTACCGGGCACCGGAATTACTCCTTAACTGCTCTGAGTATACTGCAGCAATTGATATATGGTCAGTGGGTTGCATACTTGGTGAAATCATGACTCGGCAAcctttatttcctggaaaagaCTATGCTCATCAGCTGAGGCTTATTACAGAG CTCATAGGTTCACCTGATGACTCCAGTCTTGGTTTCCTACGAAGCGAGAATGCTCGAAGATATGTTAGGCAGCTTCCGCAATACCCCAGGCAAAATTTTGCTGCTAGATTTCCTAACATGTCTGCTGGTGCTGTCGAATTGTTGGAGAAAATGCTGGTCTTTGATCCAAATAGGCGCATTACAG TCGATGAGGCACTGTGCCATCCATACTTGGAACCTCTTCATGGCATCAATGAGGAGTCTGTTTGCCCAAAGCCTTTTAGCTTTGATTTTGAGCAACCATCTTTTACTGAAGAAAACATTAAGGAACTCATCTGGAGGGAATCTGTAAACTTCAATCCAGATTCGTGA
- the LOC118041605 gene encoding mitogen-activated protein kinase 4-like isoform X3 yields the protein MSLINHSYHLASLFFSLSCFPKIPTGQPITSITPFHLLSPFTFCSQGRKLKLPKRGKKWPHAAAQRLLLNKMLSITHAYFLYQLLRGLKYVHSANVLHRDLKPSNLFLNANCDLKIGDFGLARTTSETDFMTEYVVTRWYRAPELLLNCSEYTAAIDIWSVGCILGEIMTRQPLFPGKDYAHQLRLITELIGSPDDSSLGFLRSENARRYVRQLPQYPRQNFAARFPNMSAGAVELLEKMLVFDPNRRITVDEALCHPYLEPLHGINEESVCPKPFSFDFEQPSFTEENIKELIWRESVNFNPDS from the exons ATGTCTCTAATAAATCACAGCTATCATTTGGCTTCActattcttctctctctcttgtttccCTAAAATTCCTACAGGCCAACCCATCACATCTATCACCCCTTTCCATCTCCTCTCTCCTTTCACCTTTTGTTCCCAGGGAAGAAAACTGAAGTTACCAAAGAGAGGCAAGAAATGGCCTCATGCTGCTGCCCAGAGACTGCTACTGAATAAAATGCTTTCTATAACACATGCT TACTTTCTTTATCAATTGCTAAGAGGGCTTAAATATGTACATTCGGCAAATGTGTTGCATCGTGATCTCAAACCCAGTAATTTGTTCTTGAATGCTAATTGTGACCTTAAGATTGGAGACTTTGGACTTGCAAGGACAACATCTGAAACGGATTTCATGACCGAGTATGTGGTCACTCGATGGTACCGGGCACCGGAATTACTCCTTAACTGCTCTGAGTATACTGCAGCAATTGATATATGGTCAGTGGGTTGCATACTTGGTGAAATCATGACTCGGCAAcctttatttcctggaaaagaCTATGCTCATCAGCTGAGGCTTATTACAGAG CTCATAGGTTCACCTGATGACTCCAGTCTTGGTTTCCTACGAAGCGAGAATGCTCGAAGATATGTTAGGCAGCTTCCGCAATACCCCAGGCAAAATTTTGCTGCTAGATTTCCTAACATGTCTGCTGGTGCTGTCGAATTGTTGGAGAAAATGCTGGTCTTTGATCCAAATAGGCGCATTACAG TCGATGAGGCACTGTGCCATCCATACTTGGAACCTCTTCATGGCATCAATGAGGAGTCTGTTTGCCCAAAGCCTTTTAGCTTTGATTTTGAGCAACCATCTTTTACTGAAGAAAACATTAAGGAACTCATCTGGAGGGAATCTGTAAACTTCAATCCAGATTCGTGA